A portion of the Edaphobacter lichenicola genome contains these proteins:
- a CDS encoding VOC family protein, with translation MKVYIQLNFGGNCEEAFRFYERNLSGKILMMMSQDQAPGSNASGDSGKAIIHARIGIGDTVLIGNDVPSSVFEKIRSVYIYLSVDSSEEAERIYELLAENGQVYMPLQETFFATRFSQLRDRFGVSWSIIHERTMAQ, from the coding sequence ATGAAGGTCTATATACAACTCAATTTCGGCGGAAATTGCGAAGAGGCATTCCGCTTCTATGAAAGAAACCTGAGCGGCAAGATCCTCATGATGATGAGTCAGGATCAGGCGCCTGGCAGCAACGCGTCGGGTGACTCGGGGAAGGCAATTATTCACGCGCGAATTGGTATTGGGGATACTGTGCTGATCGGAAACGATGTCCCCTCATCAGTGTTTGAGAAGATCCGGAGCGTCTACATCTACCTTTCTGTCGACTCATCGGAAGAGGCTGAACGGATCTACGAGCTTCTCGCAGAGAATGGACAGGTTTACATGCCGCTTCAAGAAACTTTCTTCGCGACTCGTTTTAGCCAGCTACGTGACAGGTTTGGCGTGTCGTGGTCGATCATCCATGAGCGCACGATGGCACAGTAG
- a CDS encoding IS110 family RNA-guided transposase: MEVLYERCCGIDVHKSSVAVCILLDQTHKPQKHLRRFGCTTRDLRELAEWLRSFGVRHVAMESTGVYWKPVWNVLEEHFHMVLANAQHIKAVPGRKTDMMDCQWIAELLRHGLLRGSYVPPLLVRDLRDLTRTRTTLSQEQSRISSRIQKLLESANIKLASTVTHTMGKSGQAILDAIVRGEDSPEQLAGLALGKLRSKIPQLQLALDGRIRDHHRFLLASLLHQYRFLEAEIHALDARLQHLRRTTPGTG; encoded by the coding sequence ATGGAAGTGCTCTACGAAAGATGCTGCGGTATCGATGTTCATAAATCGTCTGTAGCGGTATGTATTCTGCTCGACCAGACGCACAAGCCGCAGAAGCATCTGCGCCGGTTCGGCTGCACCACGCGAGACTTGCGCGAGCTGGCAGAGTGGCTCAGGAGCTTTGGTGTCCGGCATGTTGCCATGGAGTCGACTGGCGTGTATTGGAAGCCTGTCTGGAACGTGCTCGAAGAGCACTTTCATATGGTGCTTGCTAACGCTCAACACATCAAGGCGGTTCCTGGCCGCAAGACCGACATGATGGACTGCCAGTGGATAGCGGAGTTGCTCCGACATGGTTTGCTGCGTGGCAGCTATGTTCCGCCGTTGTTGGTCCGCGATCTACGGGATCTGACGCGAACCCGAACCACGCTTTCGCAGGAACAGTCCAGGATCAGCAGCCGCATCCAGAAGTTGCTGGAGAGCGCCAACATCAAGCTCGCCAGCACTGTCACCCACACCATGGGCAAAAGCGGGCAAGCGATACTGGACGCGATTGTCCGTGGCGAGGACAGTCCAGAGCAACTAGCCGGTCTCGCATTGGGTAAACTGCGGAGCAAGATCCCGCAGCTCCAACTGGCGCTGGACGGTCGCATTCGCGATCATCACCGGTTTCTGCTGGCTAGCCTTCTCCATCAGTATCGCTTCCTCGAAGCCGAGATCCACGCGCTCGATGCTCGACTGCAGCACCTCCGGCGAACAACACCAGGAACTGGCTGA
- a CDS encoding transposase, whose product MLDCSTSGEQHQELADAVDRWTTVPGVERVAAWTLVAEIGSDMTAFPSAAHLASWAGLCPGNHESAGKRLSGKSRKGSPWLRRMACQSAWAAVRTKNCYLSTQFKRLAARRGSKRALIAVAHSLLVIGYHLQSNGCSYKELGGDYFDQLHAERLKRHLVKRLESLGVSVTLQPQAA is encoded by the coding sequence ATGCTCGACTGCAGCACCTCCGGCGAACAACACCAGGAACTGGCTGACGCGGTGGACCGCTGGACCACAGTACCTGGTGTTGAGCGAGTGGCGGCCTGGACCCTGGTTGCCGAGATCGGATCGGACATGACAGCCTTTCCCAGTGCCGCACATCTGGCAAGCTGGGCAGGCCTATGTCCAGGTAACCATGAGAGCGCGGGCAAGCGGCTCAGCGGCAAGAGCCGCAAAGGCAGTCCATGGTTGCGCCGCATGGCCTGCCAGTCCGCGTGGGCAGCGGTCAGGACGAAGAACTGTTACCTCTCCACCCAGTTCAAACGACTCGCCGCTCGAAGAGGGAGTAAACGAGCGCTCATCGCAGTAGCTCATAGCCTGTTGGTCATCGGCTATCACCTTCAGAGTAACGGTTGCTCCTATAAAGAACTTGGTGGCGACTACTTCGATCAACTTCATGCGGAACGGCTCAAGCGACATCTGGTCAAGAGACTGGAGAGTCTCGGTGTCAGTGTTACGCTGCAACCACAGGCAGCTTAG
- a CDS encoding HD domain-containing protein, giving the protein MDAGDKFVFAQDGWENRKVAELRVVERICDIAPSKVADWLITLWKEFDEGGTSEARFAKAIDRCMPVLLNLSNQGGAGWRTV; this is encoded by the coding sequence ATGGATGCGGGAGATAAATTTGTCTTCGCGCAGGATGGTTGGGAAAACCGCAAGGTTGCTGAGCTTCGCGTCGTCGAGCGAATCTGTGATATCGCCCCATCAAAGGTAGCCGATTGGCTGATCACGTTATGGAAAGAGTTCGATGAGGGCGGAACTTCGGAAGCCCGTTTCGCAAAAGCCATCGACCGATGCATGCCGGTTCTGCTGAACCTGAGTAATCAAGGCGGAGCTGGCTGGAGAACGGTGTGA
- a CDS encoding transposase: MSTATLGLRPKRSQSGERDPQLGITKAGNAYLRKPCLFLQEYGCKILLCHRALMDDRPRHAKPVT; encoded by the coding sequence ATGTCGACTGCTACCCTTGGGCTACGACCAAAACGCAGCCAGTCGGGCGAACGCGATCCACAGCTGGGCATCACCAAGGCTGGCAACGCTTATCTTCGAAAACCTTGCCTTTTCTTACAGGAATATGGCTGCAAGATCCTACTGTGCCATCGTGCGCTCATGGATGATCGACCACGACACGCCAAACCTGTCACGTAG